One Trichosurus vulpecula isolate mTriVul1 chromosome 7, mTriVul1.pri, whole genome shotgun sequence genomic region harbors:
- the POP7 gene encoding LOW QUALITY PROTEIN: ribonuclease P protein subunit p20 (The sequence of the model RefSeq protein was modified relative to this genomic sequence to represent the inferred CDS: inserted 2 bases in 1 codon): MCVVTHASGARLCFFSWRGCXSYPELPLASLERAGPGTRGGRRSLLQSDTGAMAENGEPWGASEAELDPVEYTLRKRLPHRLPRRPNDIYVNMKTDFKAQLARCQKLLEGGGGGRGQGGCPEIYIHGLGLAINRAINIALQLQASSFGALQVAANTSTVELVDELEPETNTREPLTRTRNNSAIHIRVFRVTPK, encoded by the exons ATGTGCGTTGTTACTCACGCTTCGGGGGCCCGGCTCTGCTTCTTTAGCTGGCGTGGCTG CTCGTACCCTGAGCTGCCGCTGGCGTCTTTGGAGCGGGCCGGCCCCGGCACCCGGGGAGGAAGGCGCTCCCTTCTCCAGTCG GACACAGGAGCTATGGCCGAGAATGGAGAGCCATGGGGAGCCAGTGAGGCTGAACTGGACCCAGTGGAGTACACTCTTCGAAAGCGGCTTCCCCACCGTCTCCCCCGAAGACCAAATGACATCTATGTTAACATGAAGACTGACTTCAAGGCCCAGCTGGCTCGATGTCAGAAGCTTCTGGAGGGTGGTGGAGGGGGTAGGGGACAGGGTGGCTGCCCTGAGATTTACATTCATGGCCTAGGCCTGGCCATTAATCGGGCCATCAACATTGCCCTGCAGTTGCAAGCCAGCAGCTTTGGGGCCTTGCAAGTGGCTGCCAACACCTCCACTGTGGAGCTGGTGGATGAGCTGGAGCCTGAGACTAACACCCGGGAGCCATTAACCCGAACCCGAAATAACTCGGCCATCCACATTCGGGTCTTCCGTGTTACACCCAAGTAG